A region of Solibacillus isronensis DNA encodes the following proteins:
- a CDS encoding Cof-type HAD-IIB family hydrolase, producing the protein MNEHLIVLDLDGTLLTDEKKISALTKETLLKAKEAGHQVMIATGRPYRASQLYYQELSLTTPIVNFNGALIHHPKNPMWQTIHTTVDLSVVHDVVESVHKYEYDNLIAEVLDDVYLHREDEGVLQLLHMGNPNILTGDLKNTLKENPTSLLIQADDVNTPIIRKHLQDVHAELIEHRRWGAPFPIIEIVHKGLSKAVGIDYIAKEMGIPRDRIIAFGDEDNDLEMIEYAGVGVAMSNGIDDLKTIANEITLSNNEDGIGKFLQDRLKL; encoded by the coding sequence ATGAACGAACATTTAATTGTATTAGATTTAGACGGCACTTTATTGACGGACGAGAAAAAGATTTCTGCGCTGACAAAGGAAACTTTGTTGAAAGCAAAAGAAGCAGGTCATCAGGTGATGATCGCGACAGGACGTCCGTATCGTGCGAGTCAGCTTTATTATCAGGAGCTGAGTTTAACAACTCCGATTGTCAATTTCAACGGAGCCCTCATCCACCACCCTAAAAATCCGATGTGGCAAACGATTCATACAACAGTCGATTTAAGTGTAGTCCATGATGTTGTAGAATCGGTTCATAAATACGAATACGACAACTTAATCGCCGAAGTATTGGATGATGTGTACCTTCACCGTGAAGATGAAGGTGTGCTTCAGTTGCTGCATATGGGTAATCCCAATATTTTAACTGGCGATCTGAAAAATACATTAAAGGAAAATCCGACAAGTTTGCTTATTCAAGCCGATGATGTCAATACACCGATTATCCGCAAGCATTTACAGGATGTTCACGCTGAACTGATCGAGCATCGTCGTTGGGGAGCTCCCTTCCCGATTATCGAAATTGTCCATAAAGGTTTAAGTAAAGCAGTAGGTATCGACTATATTGCAAAAGAAATGGGCATTCCTCGTGATCGCATTATTGCATTTGGCGATGAGGACAATGACTTGGAAATGATTGAATACGCAGGCGTTGGCGTTGCGATGAGTAACGGTATTGACGACTTGAAAACAATTGCCAATGAAATTACGCTATCGAACAACGAAGACGGCATCGGGAAATTTCTGCAGGACCGATTAAAACTGTAA
- a CDS encoding dienelactone hydrolase family protein codes for MRNLIVDKEQWKSIPLLHVYDETMDEQTPVVIFLHGFLSAKEHNLHYAYQFVQQGVRVILPDALMHGERSNQLTEDQMNFNFWKIVLKSVEEVHTIYEELKLKNLAGNKVGIAGTSMGGIVTSGCLAIYPWIETAGICMGTTSYTKLALHQVEDLKQKGVTFPLSEEQQTGLLQMLQKFDMEQHEELWANKPIIFWHGERDTVVPYHMSRDYVEQLEKEKKAEHITYLAERKAGHAVSRNGILQVTQFMAQCLA; via the coding sequence GTGAGAAATTTGATAGTTGATAAAGAACAATGGAAGTCCATTCCATTACTGCATGTATACGATGAAACGATGGATGAGCAAACACCGGTCGTTATTTTTCTTCATGGTTTTTTAAGCGCAAAGGAACATAATTTACATTACGCTTATCAGTTTGTGCAACAAGGTGTACGCGTTATACTACCGGATGCTTTAATGCATGGTGAGCGCTCGAATCAATTGACGGAAGACCAGATGAACTTTAACTTCTGGAAAATTGTATTAAAGTCAGTGGAAGAAGTACATACTATTTATGAAGAATTGAAGCTGAAAAACTTGGCAGGAAACAAGGTTGGAATTGCCGGTACTTCAATGGGCGGAATCGTCACTTCAGGATGTTTAGCGATCTATCCATGGATTGAAACGGCAGGTATTTGCATGGGAACGACAAGCTATACAAAACTGGCTCTCCATCAAGTAGAGGATTTAAAGCAAAAAGGCGTAACATTTCCGTTGTCTGAAGAACAGCAGACAGGCTTGCTTCAAATGCTGCAAAAATTCGATATGGAGCAGCATGAGGAATTATGGGCAAACAAACCGATTATTTTCTGGCATGGTGAGCGCGATACGGTCGTTCCTTATCATATGAGCCGAGATTATGTTGAACAACTGGAAAAAGAAAAAAAAGCAGAACATATTACTTATTTGGCAGAACGAAAAGCAGGGCATGCGGTTTCGAGAAACGGAATTTTGCAAGTCACGCAATTTATGGCGCAATGTTTGGCATAA
- a CDS encoding metal-sulfur cluster assembly factor, with product MDHDMKESMLGALENVIDPELGIDIVNLGLVYEVDLTDEGLATVTMTLTSMGCPLAPVIVDQVTTALSELPEVKEVKVDIVWQPAWSKDNMSRYAKMALGIR from the coding sequence ATTGATCACGATATGAAAGAAAGTATGTTAGGTGCATTGGAAAACGTAATTGACCCTGAGTTAGGGATTGATATCGTCAACTTAGGCTTAGTATATGAAGTGGATTTAACAGACGAGGGCTTAGCAACTGTTACAATGACATTAACATCAATGGGCTGTCCACTTGCACCGGTTATCGTTGACCAAGTAACAACTGCACTTAGCGAATTACCGGAAGTAAAAGAAGTAAAAGTAGATATCGTATGGCAACCGGCATGGTCTAAAGACAATATGTCGCGCTATGCAAAAATGGCATTAGGCATTCGTTAA
- a CDS encoding ATP-dependent Clp protease ATP-binding subunit: MQFNQTQDNRPPLEQFGRNLIEQVKNGKMDPVIGRDEEIRNVIRILSRKTKNNPVLIGEPGVGKTAIVEGLAQRIVRQDVPEGLKDAELYELDMSALIAGASYRGQFEERLKSVLKQVKESEGRIILFIDEIHTIVGAGKTDGAMDAGNMLKPMLARGELHCIGATTLDEYRMYIEKDPALERRFQQVMVREPSIEDTVSILRGIKDRFEEHHRGVRIHDRAIIAAAQLANRYITDRFLPDKAIDLVDEACAMIRIEIDSMPQELDQLTRRLTQLKIEQQALKKEKDDASKKRLEIITDEIDTLEVSIKSMKEQWELEKNGLQIVRDKKDELKKMEAERDDLFISGSNLARASELQYSKIPQLEKEIAELELQLKQSEGNRMLREEVTEEEIAKIISRWTGIPVTKLVEGEREKLLRLKETLHERVVGQDDAVTYVTEAVWRARSGIKDPNKPIGSFLFLGPTGVGKTELAKALAAQLFDSEDHFIRIDMSEYMEKHSVSRLVGAPPGYIGYEEGGQLTEAVRRNPYSVVLLDEIEKAHPDVANILLQVLDDGRITDSQGRIVNFTNTVIILTSNIGSQFLLEASEEAEQLVQTALRQHFKPELLNRMDDIIMFHALSNEHFHKIAWKYVKQLQDRVAEQEIMLYVDAEVVDWIVKHGIDPQFGARPLKRFVQRHLETIVARELLKGEVTAGGSLSIALENEELVIKSN, encoded by the coding sequence ATGCAATTTAACCAAACACAAGATAATCGTCCGCCATTAGAACAATTTGGACGTAACTTAATTGAACAAGTAAAAAACGGTAAGATGGATCCGGTTATTGGACGAGATGAGGAAATCCGGAACGTCATTCGTATTCTGTCACGTAAAACAAAAAACAATCCGGTCCTCATCGGTGAGCCAGGTGTTGGTAAAACAGCGATTGTCGAAGGGCTGGCACAGCGGATTGTAAGACAAGATGTTCCTGAAGGATTAAAAGATGCGGAGCTTTATGAACTGGATATGAGTGCACTGATTGCCGGTGCATCATATCGCGGGCAGTTTGAAGAGCGGCTGAAATCCGTATTAAAGCAAGTGAAAGAATCAGAAGGGCGTATTATTTTATTCATCGATGAGATCCATACAATTGTCGGTGCAGGAAAAACAGACGGAGCAATGGATGCGGGAAATATGCTGAAACCAATGCTTGCACGCGGTGAACTGCATTGTATTGGAGCAACAACATTGGATGAATACCGTATGTATATCGAGAAAGATCCTGCATTGGAACGCCGCTTCCAGCAAGTAATGGTGCGAGAACCTTCTATTGAAGATACGGTCTCCATTTTACGCGGAATAAAAGATCGTTTTGAAGAACATCATCGTGGTGTACGCATTCATGACCGCGCGATTATTGCAGCGGCCCAATTAGCAAACCGTTATATTACAGACCGCTTTTTACCGGATAAAGCAATTGATCTGGTTGATGAAGCATGTGCAATGATCCGCATCGAAATCGATTCAATGCCACAGGAACTGGATCAGTTAACACGCCGCCTCACTCAGCTGAAAATTGAACAGCAGGCACTAAAAAAAGAAAAAGATGATGCGAGCAAAAAGCGTCTTGAAATTATTACAGATGAAATTGATACATTGGAAGTTTCGATAAAATCAATGAAGGAACAGTGGGAACTTGAGAAAAACGGCTTGCAAATTGTGCGTGATAAAAAAGATGAACTGAAAAAAATGGAAGCCGAGCGCGATGACTTATTTATTTCAGGCAGTAATTTAGCGCGGGCAAGTGAGCTCCAATATAGTAAAATCCCTCAGCTTGAAAAGGAAATCGCTGAACTGGAACTGCAGTTGAAACAGTCGGAAGGTAACAGGATGCTACGTGAAGAAGTGACTGAAGAAGAAATCGCTAAAATAATTTCACGCTGGACAGGTATTCCGGTAACTAAGCTTGTTGAAGGTGAACGCGAAAAACTGCTCCGTTTAAAAGAAACACTGCATGAACGGGTAGTCGGCCAGGACGATGCGGTAACGTATGTAACGGAAGCAGTTTGGCGTGCGCGTTCCGGTATTAAAGATCCGAATAAGCCGATCGGAAGCTTCTTGTTCCTCGGTCCAACCGGTGTCGGAAAAACGGAATTGGCAAAAGCGTTGGCCGCGCAACTATTCGATTCAGAAGACCATTTTATCCGTATCGATATGAGCGAGTATATGGAGAAACATTCTGTATCACGGCTAGTCGGAGCTCCTCCAGGCTATATTGGCTATGAAGAAGGCGGTCAGCTGACAGAAGCGGTACGCCGTAATCCATATTCCGTTGTGCTGCTGGATGAAATCGAAAAGGCGCATCCGGATGTCGCGAATATTTTACTGCAAGTACTCGATGATGGCCGCATTACCGATAGCCAAGGACGGATCGTCAACTTTACGAATACCGTCATCATCTTGACATCGAATATCGGTTCACAATTTTTACTGGAAGCATCAGAAGAAGCGGAGCAGCTTGTCCAAACGGCATTACGCCAGCACTTTAAGCCGGAGCTGTTAAACCGTATGGATGATATTATTATGTTCCATGCCTTATCGAACGAGCACTTCCATAAAATTGCCTGGAAATATGTAAAACAGCTTCAGGATCGGGTCGCAGAACAGGAAATTATGCTATATGTTGACGCGGAAGTTGTAGACTGGATTGTGAAGCACGGAATTGACCCGCAATTTGGTGCACGTCCGCTCAAACGCTTCGTCCAACGCCATTTGGAGACGATTGTTGCCCGTGAGCTGTTAAAAGGTGAAGTTACAGCAGGTGGAAGTTTATCGATCGCATTGGAAAATGAAGAGTTAGTTATAAAATCAAATTAA
- a CDS encoding YjzD family protein encodes MQYIITFFWSFLLVSMLNYVVSSVLSVDFNFMNGVIVSLVFSVLVIIIAAIIPNESTPEAEAEHH; translated from the coding sequence ATGCAATATATCATTACGTTCTTTTGGTCATTCTTATTAGTTTCAATGCTAAACTATGTAGTAAGTTCTGTATTAAGTGTAGATTTTAACTTCATGAATGGCGTAATCGTATCATTAGTATTCAGCGTATTAGTTATTATTATCGCTGCAATCATTCCAAACGAATCAACTCCAGAAGCTGAAGCAGAGCATCACTAA
- a CDS encoding beta-ketoacyl-ACP synthase III, protein MNAGIIGMGKYVPEKAIANKDFEKVLDTSDEWIRSRTGIENRFIAENEETSDLAYKAAVQAIENAGITPDQIGLIVVATVTQDQNFPSVACQIQERLGISGCGAMDVSAACSGFIYGTAIAKQFIESNNYEYVLVVGVEKLSKIVDWDDRNTAVLFGDGASAAVLGKVSEGRGILAFELGADGTGGKHLYLNPENHIAMNGREVFKFAVRQMGESAVNVLEKAGLTKEDVDYLVPHQANIRIMEAARERLDLPEEKMSKTIQKYGNTSAASIGISIVEDLESGKIQDDDIVVLVGFGGGLTWGALALKWGK, encoded by the coding sequence ATGAATGCCGGTATTATAGGGATGGGGAAATATGTTCCGGAAAAAGCTATAGCAAATAAGGATTTTGAAAAAGTTTTGGATACATCAGATGAGTGGATTCGTTCTCGGACAGGTATTGAAAACCGTTTTATCGCTGAGAATGAAGAAACATCGGATTTAGCATATAAAGCAGCAGTGCAAGCTATTGAAAATGCAGGTATAACACCAGATCAAATTGGTCTAATCGTTGTTGCAACGGTTACACAGGATCAGAATTTTCCTAGTGTAGCGTGTCAAATTCAAGAACGACTTGGAATATCGGGATGTGGCGCAATGGATGTTTCCGCTGCATGCTCAGGATTTATTTATGGAACGGCTATTGCAAAACAATTTATTGAGAGCAATAATTATGAATATGTATTAGTAGTAGGTGTTGAAAAACTGTCGAAAATTGTGGATTGGGATGACCGCAACACAGCTGTCCTATTTGGGGATGGTGCAAGTGCGGCTGTTCTAGGTAAAGTTTCGGAAGGGCGCGGAATTCTTGCGTTCGAACTTGGAGCTGACGGAACAGGCGGAAAGCATCTTTATTTAAATCCTGAAAACCATATTGCGATGAATGGTCGTGAAGTATTTAAATTTGCGGTGCGTCAAATGGGCGAATCAGCAGTAAATGTACTTGAAAAAGCAGGACTTACGAAAGAAGATGTCGATTATTTAGTACCGCATCAGGCTAACATCCGCATTATGGAAGCTGCAAGAGAACGTCTTGACTTACCAGAGGAAAAAATGTCGAAAACAATCCAGAAATACGGCAATACATCTGCCGCTTCAATCGGTATTTCAATCGTTGAAGATTTGGAATCAGGGAAAATTCAAGATGATGATATCGTTGTTTTAGTAGGTTTTGGCGGTGGCCTTACATGGGGAGCGCTCGCATTAAAGTGGGGTAAATAA
- the fabF gene encoding beta-ketoacyl-ACP synthase II, with protein MEKRRVVVTGIGAVTPVGNSAEQAWENVIAGKSGIGPLTRVDVSKFPVSVAAEVRDFNIEDYIDRKEARKMDRFTHYALAASMMAAKDANLTITEEMAPRVGVWIGSGIGGMETHEQQFLTFQERGVRRVSPFFVPMMIPDMASGQVSIYLGAKGVNSCSVTACASGTNSIGDAFKVIERGDADVMITGGAEAPIVTMAVAGFCANTALSLNPDTATASRPFDKNRDGFVIGEGAGILILEEYEHAKARGAKIYGEVVGYGSTGDAHHITAPAPNGEGAARAMQMAIDDAQVSPDRVGYINAHGTSTPYNDLFETLAVKTVFGDHAYKLAMSSTKSMTGHLLGAAGGIEAIFTVLALKEGILPPTMNLHDPDPECDLDYVPNAARKAEVEYALSNSLGFGGHNACLLFKKITD; from the coding sequence ATGGAGAAAAGAAGAGTTGTTGTTACAGGAATCGGTGCAGTAACGCCAGTAGGAAACAGTGCAGAGCAAGCATGGGAAAATGTAATTGCAGGCAAGTCTGGTATTGGACCATTAACACGTGTAGATGTAAGCAAGTTTCCGGTATCTGTAGCTGCTGAAGTAAGAGATTTTAATATAGAAGATTATATCGACCGAAAAGAAGCTCGGAAGATGGACCGTTTTACACATTATGCATTAGCTGCTTCAATGATGGCTGCAAAAGATGCCAACTTAACAATTACCGAAGAAATGGCACCGCGCGTAGGTGTTTGGATCGGTTCTGGAATCGGCGGAATGGAAACGCATGAACAGCAGTTTCTAACATTCCAGGAACGCGGTGTTCGCCGTGTTAGCCCATTCTTCGTACCGATGATGATTCCGGATATGGCTTCTGGACAAGTATCGATTTATCTGGGGGCAAAAGGGGTAAACTCTTGTTCCGTAACGGCTTGTGCATCGGGAACTAACTCGATTGGTGACGCATTTAAAGTAATTGAACGTGGAGACGCGGATGTGATGATTACAGGTGGAGCAGAGGCGCCAATCGTAACTATGGCGGTAGCAGGCTTCTGTGCAAACACAGCGTTATCGTTAAATCCGGACACGGCAACTGCATCACGTCCATTCGATAAAAACCGTGACGGCTTCGTTATTGGCGAAGGCGCAGGAATTTTAATTTTGGAAGAGTATGAACATGCAAAAGCACGCGGTGCGAAAATTTACGGTGAAGTTGTTGGATATGGCTCAACTGGGGATGCCCATCATATTACAGCACCGGCTCCAAACGGTGAAGGTGCAGCACGTGCGATGCAAATGGCAATCGATGATGCACAAGTATCGCCTGACCGAGTTGGTTACATTAATGCACACGGTACGAGTACACCATATAACGATTTATTTGAAACACTGGCAGTTAAGACTGTTTTTGGTGACCATGCTTATAAATTGGCGATGAGCTCAACGAAGAGTATGACAGGCCATTTATTAGGTGCTGCAGGCGGTATTGAGGCTATCTTTACAGTACTTGCATTGAAGGAAGGTATTTTGCCTCCGACAATGAATTTACACGATCCGGATCCGGAATGTGATTTGGATTATGTACCAAATGCCGCACGCAAAGCGGAAGTTGAATATGCATTAAGCAATTCACTTGGCTTCGGTGGACATAATGCTTGTTTATTGTTTAAAAAAATTACAGATTAA
- the trpS gene encoding tryptophan--tRNA ligase produces the protein MKTIFSGVQPTGTITLGNYIGAIKQFPALQENNNAIYCIVDQHAITVPQDRLELRKNIRSLAAMYIACGIDPKKSILFIQSEVPAHAQAGWMLQCVASIGELERMTQFKDKSTGKESVSAALLTYPPLMAADILLYNTDIVPVGEDQKQHIELTRDLAERFNKRYNDVLTIPDIKLPKEGARIKSLQEPTKKMSKSDTNTKATIRLLDTAKEIEKKIKSAVTDSEGIVKFDIENKPGVSNLLIIESALSGTAIADLEAKYEGKGYGDFKAGVAQAVIDHLTPIQERYYALIDSPELDEILDEGAVKANAIASKTLKKMENAMGLGRKRR, from the coding sequence ATGAAAACAATCTTTTCAGGTGTACAACCAACAGGAACTATTACTTTAGGGAACTATATCGGAGCGATTAAACAATTCCCTGCTCTACAGGAAAACAACAACGCCATTTATTGCATCGTGGATCAGCATGCAATTACGGTGCCGCAGGATCGCCTGGAACTGCGTAAAAATATCCGCTCATTGGCAGCGATGTATATTGCATGTGGCATTGACCCGAAAAAATCGATTTTATTTATTCAGTCGGAAGTCCCTGCCCACGCACAAGCCGGCTGGATGCTGCAATGTGTCGCTTCAATCGGTGAATTAGAGCGTATGACACAGTTCAAAGACAAATCAACAGGTAAAGAATCTGTTTCTGCGGCACTATTAACATACCCGCCTTTAATGGCTGCCGATATTCTTCTTTACAATACAGACATCGTACCGGTTGGCGAAGACCAAAAGCAGCATATCGAATTAACACGCGATTTAGCTGAGCGTTTTAATAAGCGCTACAATGACGTATTAACGATTCCTGATATTAAACTGCCGAAAGAAGGCGCTCGTATCAAGTCATTGCAAGAGCCTACGAAAAAAATGTCAAAATCAGATACGAACACAAAAGCGACAATCCGCCTGCTTGATACAGCAAAAGAAATTGAGAAGAAAATCAAATCTGCTGTAACTGATTCTGAGGGGATCGTTAAATTTGATATTGAAAACAAACCAGGAGTATCAAACTTGCTTATTATTGAATCTGCCTTATCCGGAACAGCAATTGCAGATTTAGAAGCAAAGTATGAAGGCAAAGGCTATGGTGATTTTAAAGCTGGAGTAGCACAGGCTGTTATTGACCACTTAACACCAATTCAAGAACGCTATTATGCACTTATTGACTCACCGGAACTTGATGAAATTTTGGATGAGGGTGCAGTAAAAGCGAATGCCATTGCCTCTAAAACACTTAAGAAAATGGAGAACGCGATGGGCTTAGGCCGTAAACGACGCTAA
- the spxA gene encoding transcriptional regulator SpxA produces MLVTLFTSPSCTSCRKAKAWLEEHDIPYTERNIFSEPLTISEIKEILRMTEDGTDEIISTRSKIFQKLNVDVETLPLQRLYELIQEYPGLLRRPIILDEKRLQVGYNEDEIRRFLPRKVRAYQLQEAQRMVN; encoded by the coding sequence ATGTTAGTAACATTATTTACTTCACCAAGTTGTACTTCATGTCGAAAAGCAAAAGCATGGTTAGAGGAACATGATATCCCATATACAGAACGCAACATTTTTTCCGAGCCACTTACAATTAGTGAAATCAAAGAGATTTTACGAATGACAGAAGATGGTACAGATGAAATTATCTCAACGCGTTCGAAAATTTTCCAAAAGTTGAATGTCGATGTTGAAACATTGCCGTTACAACGATTATATGAGCTTATTCAGGAATATCCGGGACTATTACGTCGTCCGATTATTTTAGATGAAAAACGTCTGCAAGTTGGTTATAACGAAGATGAGATTCGTCGATTCCTGCCTCGTAAAGTACGAGCATACCAGTTGCAAGAAGCCCAACGCATGGTTAACTAA
- the mecA gene encoding adaptor protein MecA, which yields MDIERINENTLKLFITYSDIEDRGYTREEIWYNRAKGEELFWDIIGEINTDDYFDLDGPIWIHINASESGLEVVVTRASVGNDSETSSMAGNFEDDLHISDQLNEMEESIFNAIGKAAKEEEQSLENARFRFKDIDELIPLAKRAAPLGIESVLYKWEDYYYLYVDLKDLESQEARNIIALCTEYLAASKITAHRLEEYAEKIIAEDCFETIITYFE from the coding sequence ATGGACATCGAACGCATTAACGAAAATACGCTAAAATTATTTATTACGTATAGTGATATCGAGGACCGCGGTTATACACGCGAAGAAATTTGGTACAATCGCGCAAAAGGTGAAGAGCTTTTCTGGGATATCATTGGTGAAATAAATACAGATGATTATTTCGATTTAGATGGTCCAATTTGGATTCATATTAACGCTTCAGAAAGTGGATTGGAAGTCGTTGTTACACGCGCGTCTGTAGGTAATGACTCCGAAACTTCTTCAATGGCTGGCAACTTTGAAGATGACCTTCATATATCAGATCAATTAAATGAAATGGAAGAATCGATCTTCAATGCGATTGGCAAAGCAGCAAAGGAAGAAGAACAATCGCTTGAAAACGCCCGATTCCGATTTAAAGATATTGACGAACTAATACCTCTTGCAAAACGCGCAGCACCATTAGGAATAGAGTCCGTGTTGTATAAATGGGAGGATTACTACTATTTATATGTAGATTTAAAAGATTTGGAAAGCCAGGAAGCGAGAAATATCATCGCTTTATGTACTGAATATTTAGCGGCTTCCAAAATTACAGCGCACCGCCTTGAAGAGTATGCGGAGAAAATCATTGCTGAAGACTGCTTCGAAACAATCATTACGTATTTTGAGTAG
- a CDS encoding competence protein CoiA translates to MLVAMTEQQQLFHLTSKYPLDELQKLKKQQSFFCPQCKEQLLLKAGQIKIPHFAHQKNSECDSLFSEGESAAHLLGKQQLFHHFSNLQLRTVLEPYLPQLQQRPDLLLTFKNRQYAVEFQCSPIAKPSFQQRTSGYLHANITPIWILHTPDKFKGTGILKVSINHTNTQFIQQYKKQKFLITYDVKSKTFYYISNLIHLHKLQYFAVVKKLPLSQQRFPLLVPEKISKSQFHLLLKNYRKYREYYIHPRLLLSKKGVNDQFFRSIYELRLTMTDLPIFLGIPVCNTHAFNQFCIEWQVGFFHFMDYHALTPKTMNERAIPYFFKWSKLELTDERKAAVEHYLAILRHLNIEQLGENITEEQLFNVLYDELVAFGC, encoded by the coding sequence ATGCTGGTCGCAATGACCGAACAACAGCAATTATTCCATTTAACATCGAAATATCCCTTGGATGAACTGCAAAAATTAAAAAAACAGCAATCCTTTTTCTGCCCCCAATGTAAAGAACAGCTTTTATTAAAGGCTGGACAAATAAAAATTCCTCACTTTGCACATCAAAAAAATAGTGAATGCGATTCTTTGTTTTCGGAAGGGGAATCTGCTGCACATCTCCTTGGGAAACAACAACTCTTCCACCATTTTTCGAACCTTCAGCTACGTACAGTACTTGAACCGTATTTACCGCAGCTTCAACAGCGACCGGATCTTCTCCTCACATTTAAAAATCGTCAATATGCAGTCGAATTTCAGTGCAGTCCAATCGCGAAACCATCTTTTCAACAGCGTACAAGCGGATATTTGCATGCAAATATAACGCCGATATGGATTTTGCATACTCCCGATAAATTCAAAGGTACCGGTATCTTAAAAGTTTCAATCAATCATACAAACACTCAATTTATACAACAGTATAAAAAACAGAAATTCCTCATCACCTATGATGTAAAAAGCAAAACCTTCTACTATATTAGCAATTTAATCCATCTTCATAAATTGCAGTATTTTGCTGTTGTTAAAAAATTGCCTCTCAGTCAACAACGTTTTCCGCTCTTAGTTCCAGAAAAAATATCAAAATCCCAATTTCATCTGCTCCTGAAAAACTATAGGAAATATCGGGAATACTATATCCATCCCCGTCTCCTATTAAGCAAAAAAGGGGTTAACGATCAATTTTTCCGTTCAATTTATGAATTAAGGCTAACGATGACGGATTTACCGATTTTTTTAGGGATTCCTGTGTGCAATACGCATGCTTTTAATCAGTTTTGTATAGAATGGCAAGTAGGGTTTTTTCATTTTATGGACTACCATGCGCTCACTCCTAAAACGATGAATGAACGTGCAATTCCCTATTTTTTTAAATGGAGTAAATTGGAGCTGACGGATGAGCGGAAAGCAGCGGTGGAACATTATTTAGCAATTTTAAGACATCTCAATATTGAGCAACTGGGTGAAAATATAACCGAGGAACAACTTTTTAATGTTCTGTACGACGAATTGGTTGCATTTGGATGTTGA